The following are from one region of the Plasmodium cynomolgi strain B DNA, chromosome 1, whole genome shotgun sequence genome:
- a CDS encoding hypothetical protein (putative) produces MDNAKNENTDNCSNPLSLRTNDLKLEERDDKPREHESTDDNHEGLVNQNGIYRTAVFNNKRIKIYQYKTFPKNYLQSVYELLGSELSEPYNIFLLKXILNSEIALMCLCDEECMGTVISKITTKCKNDEPTTFGYICKRKKQKYIKLACNIVSTSSTHECASIHEKFDLFHFFFFSLSINVNRHDSSSQICQKLWSSILRNHKHENFPFLGTYLLNESIKLMQDLYGINEVQLEAEATNKPTLRFYEKNGFIRVKRKPYYYLSGVDAFKLRKKI; encoded by the exons ATggataatgcaaaaaatgaaaatactGATAATTGCTCCAATCCCTTGTCCTTACGCACAAATGATTTAAAATTAGAAGAACGTGATGATAAACCAAGAGAACATGAGTCCACTGATGACAATCATGAAGGTCTTGTAAACCAAAATGGCATTTACAGAACAGCTGTTTTTAATAACAAgagaattaaaatttatcaatACAAAacctttccaaaaaattatctgcAAAGCGTATACGAATTGTTGGGGAGTGAATTATCTGAAccatataacatttttttgcttaaaNCGATTTTGAATAGCGAAATTGCACTAATG TGCTTATGTGATGAAGAGTGTATGGGAACAGTAATAAGCAAAATTACgacaaaatgtaaaaatgatgaaccAACGACATTCggatatatatgtaaaaggaaaaagcaaaaatacataaaattagCGTGCAACATTGTTTCTACTAGCTCTACACATGAGTGTGCATCTATCCATGAAAAATTCGATttgttccacttttttttcttttcactaTCTATAAATGTTAACAGGCATGATAGCAGTTCACAAATCTGTCAGAAGCTGTGGTCTAG CATTCTGCGAAATCATAAACACgaaaatttcccatttttaggCACATACCTATTAAATGAAAGTATAAAATTAATGCAagatttgtatggcataaatGAG GTTCAACTGGAAGCAGAAGCAACGAACAAGCCTACATTAC GTTtctatgaaaaaaatggattcatTAGAGTGAAAAGGAAGCCCTACTATTACTTAAGCGGCGTTGACGCCTTcaaattaaggaaaaaaatatag
- a CDS encoding hypothetical protein (putative) has protein sequence MIRIYPYPFSKYVKSLPDPPPGKSREIKNFECKKYKNDYSWLLKAKSNLKKCFHLCDICSKKFNYMRCLVKNSNVQYEYNLSYNTARSNPKGGKEEVGEHMSVAPLCGNHKSFKHKNELCDVKNNILKINSNASKNSVDSNQSITSLKSANDNSIIFSNSLNHNETACLSFDDDVFIFIDDYPGKHSNRYKKDEEKCDTLLQNVNSLKGDDLMCPQFQLDDTIIHIKRHFKNDVSYFACKHVKMNELYNLDDESAKYDSINIYMCDNSMESFSKNDCALNSSEEKEPFSLTQPIIITTFNEKDEKKEQNQELDDLKNVSNDGHRYESLKRHDLNEGIKRIDLNLEQNGNYELFNVSHFCVNEEFPALYASGQADKNCKSHIKNESMRKINNNGIEEQDRMENLNKNSEQYARRIDDNCKKDNIIQKHAFKRMNTYTNLLNKEKKTRTLIDELREKLMKRKNLYLESHSEQNKNISADTTQEEKKKIIAEKCVQNLAANNSTKCSKETHGNSVPPVSGNLNALRIYKRHNVSEKKTINNVNIDEFKSRLTNSGNLILNIEGSGSKGLKSIYSEAKNVKGKSTYSDDKEYEKHVYNRDVGHVKQDVNIITGRNQSGCKMSSFVKSHKGFKDNVGKNNYDIEIKSFTIDDKEKSSNLKLLEQIKSYKLVEENKEGGITFKGYYTPFDKERTEDICEKNKSRNAPEDEKLHISRKDKSKKRYKSQIIAGREEKTYFTDSNSKKVEVSSGNENSFNSKGICRKSKNAIGMNEENVVKMPLKGDEKEKGNIIYGKRINDKHSSDKRSGLESSTILRHSIFNSLRQNCKPGLKNELKDTNSSSKKENGDRSGDNLPTSKEQENGSSNVWSKDMFISTKSNTKLGNNVNSNKDDLMKETKMKGYYVRDKIYVNQIKGERTEQMGESQDEVQTTRDTPQEADKLKRCKKKNGKETKNYGERKKQNETNKNESEERLTTELKKKLSNILSSCTNPNKINIHNKIYASEMEKIKMDNNKMAYINNNYFFNVDKGNHFENCEEQVAKNSSMKYNFKKLDLQFCKNKNDFYSFNYMSNVLSSSSCSVSKEYIFRESYESNILDEKINKLSELRKKYLLKKYLNAVLNKSKNHFVDSKTSKKVCNMDVPKLAYNAAKNKIGEKADPKKEPLGGDLHFKQRPNEKLKICKRDTKLCQAPQSPKRQDKIPKPLASQLEINSVSRLEKTQSYPFEEFNL, from the exons atgataagaataTATCCTTATCCTTTCAGCAAATATGTTAAATCACTGCCAGATCCTCCGCCAGGCAAATCAAGagaaataaagaattttgaatgcaaaaaatataaaaatgactaTAGTTGGTTGCTGAAAGCGAAAagtaatttgaaaaaatgttttcacTTATGTGACATatgctcaaaaaaatttaattatatgagATGTCTAGTAAAGAATTCAAATGTTCAGTATGAATACAATTTAAGTTACAACACTGCAAGAAGCAACCCTAAAGGTGGAAAAGAGGAAGTTGGCGAACATATGTCTGTTGCCCCGTTGTGTGGAAACCATAAAAGTTTTAAGCATAAGAATGAACTATGTGATGTAAAAAACAACATACTTAAGATAAATAGTAATGCATCGAAAAACAGTGTGGATAGTAATCAAAGTATTACCAGCTTAAAATCAGCAAATGATAATAGTATTATATTTAGCAATTCTTTAAATCACAACGAAACTGCTTGTTTGTCATTTGATGATGACGTGTTTATATTCATAGACGATTATCCAGGAAAACATTCAAATCGttataaaaaagatgaagaaaaatgtgatacACTATTGCAAAATGTGAACTCCTTAAAGGGTGATGATCTCATGTGCCCCCAATTTCAACTTGATGATACGATAATACACATAAAAAGACActttaaaaatgatgtatCCTATTTTGCCTGTAAGCATGTTAAGATGAATGAGTTGTACAATTTAGATGACGAAAGCGCCAAATATGACagcataaatatttatatgtgcgACAACAGTATGGAAAGTTTCTCTAAGAATGATTGTGCACTAAACTCAAGTGAGGAAAAGGAACCATTTAGCTTAACACAACCAATTATCATCACTACATTTAatgaaaaggatgaaaagaaggaacaaaatcAAGAATTAGATGACTTGAAAAACGTAAGTAACGACGGTCATAGATATGAATCTTTAAAGAGACACGATTTAAATGAAGGTATTAAGCGCATTGATCTGAACcttgaacaaaatggaaattatgAATTGTTTAatgtttcccatttttgcgtgAACGAAGAGTTTCCTGCTTTATATGCCTCAGGACAAGCTGATAAAAACTGTAAAAGTCACATCAAAAACGAGAGCATGCGTAAAATCAATAATAATGGTATCGAAGAGCAAGACAGAATGGAAAatctaaataaaaatagtgaGCAGTATGCACGTAGAATCGAtgataattgtaaaaaagacAATATAATTCAAAAGCACGCGTTTAAAAGAATGAACACGtacacaaatttgttaaacaaggaaaaaaaaacaagaacgTTAATAGATGAATTGCGGGAAAAACtgatgaagaggaaaaatttatatctTGAAAGTCAtagtgaacaaaataaaaatatatcagcAGATACGACACaagaagagaagaaaaaaataatcgctGAAAAATGTGTCCAAAATTTGGCGGCGAATAACAGTACAAAGTGTTCTAAAGAAACGCACGGAAATAGTGTACCCCCCGTGTCAGGCAATTTGAATGCATTACGTATTTATAAAAGGCATAAcgtaagtgaaaaaaagacaattaACAATGTTAATATTGATGAATTTAAAAGCAGACTTACAAACAGCGGAAACTTAATTCTAAACATTGAGGGGAGTGGTTCGAAGGGATTAAAATCAATATacagtgaagcaaaaaatgtgaagggaAAATCGACCTATTCTGATGACAAAGAATATGAAAAACATGTTTATAATAGAGATGTTGGTCATGTAAAGCAGGATGTAAATATCATTACGGGAAGAAATCAAAGTGGATGCAAAATGAGCAGTTTTGTAAAATCCCATAAAGGATTCAAGGATAATGtgggcaaaaataattacgatatagaaataaaatcTTTCACCATTGATGACAAGGAAAAAAGTAGcaatttaaaattgttagaacaaataaaaagctaCAAGCTCgtggaagaaaacaaagagGGAGGAATTACCTTCAAAGGGTACTACACTCCTTTTGACAAAGAACGAACAGAAGAcatatgcgaaaaaaataaatcaagaAATGCTCCAGAGgatgaaaaattacatataagCAGAAAAgacaaaagtaaaaaacgtTATAAATCGCAAATAATTGcagggagagaagaaaaaacatatttcaCCGATAGTAACTCTAAAAAGGTGGAAGTTAGCAGTGGTAACGAAAATTCGTTTAATTCGAAAGGTATCTgtaggaaaagcaaaaatgcaaTTGGAATGAACGAGGAAAATGTAGTTAAGATGCCCTTGAAAGgagatgaaaaggaaaagggaaatataatttatgggAAAAGAATCAATGATAAACACAGTAGTGATAAAAGAAGCGGTCTTGAAAGTAGCACTATTTTAAGACACAGCATATTCAACTCTTTAAGGCAAAATTGCAAACCaggattaaaaaatgaattgaaAGACACTAACAGCAGTTCTAAGAAGGAAAACGGCGATCGAAGTGGAGATAATTTGCCAACTTCCAAGGAACAGGAAAATGGTTCATCAAACGTGTGGAGCAAGGATATGTTCATATCTACTAAGAGCAACACTAAATTGGGGAACAATGTGAATAGTAATAAAGACGACTTAATGAAAGAAACTAAAATGAAAGGATATTACGTGAGagacaaaatatatgtgaaTCAAATTAAGGGTGAACGCACGGAACAGATGGGCGAGTCACAAGACGAAGTACAGACCACACGTGACACACCCCAAGAGGCGGACAAATTAAAACGctgcaagaagaaaaacg GAAAAgagacaaaaaattatggagaACGCaagaaacaaaatgagaCAAACAAAAACGAATCCGAAGAAAGATTAACTACAGAactgaaaaagaaattaagtAACATTTTAAGCTCATGTACGAATcctaacaaaataaatattcacaacaaaatatatgcatccgagatggaaaaaatcaaaatggataacaacaaaatggcgtatattaacaataattatttttttaatgttgaCAAGGGTAACCATTTTGAGAATTGCGAAGAACAAGTagcaaaaaattcttcaatgaaatataattttaaaaagctgGACTTGCAAttctgcaaaaataaaaacgattTTTATAGCTTTAACTATATGAGCAATGTCTTATCATCAAGCAGCTGTAGTGTGTCCAAAGAATACATCTTTAGGGAGAGCTACGAATCTAATATTttagatgaaaaaattaataaactAAGtgaattaagaaaaaagtatttattaaagaaatatttaaatgcaGTTTTgaacaaaagtaaaaatcaTTTTGTGGATAGTAAAACAAGTAAAAAAGTGTGCAACATGGATGTTCCCAAGTTGGCTTACAATgcggcaaaaaataaaattggtgAAAAGGCTGACCCGAAGAAAGAACCACTTGGGGGAGACCTACATTTTAAACAGAGAcctaatgaaaaattaaaaatttgtaagaGGGATACTAAACTATGTCAAGCACCTCAATCGCCAAAAAGACAGGATAAAATACCGAAACCATTAGCTAGTCAATTGGAAATTAATTCAGTGTCGCGCTTGGAAAAAACACAATCGTATCCATTTGAGGAGTTTAACTTgtaa
- a CDS encoding hypothetical protein (putative) gives MEEEFNGFLPPSANSPIPDGMKILPGTQKEDNPPKVTDYQVAPVINEEHFQMNLGGVVPSNWTMNQIAHYVKFAGPDDSVFAEKAKDLLREKGYNV, from the coding sequence atggaagaagaattCAACGGATTTTTGCCACCAAGCGCAAACTCTCCCATCCCTGATGGAATGAAAATACTGCCAGGAACGCAGAAGGAAGACAACCCCCCCAAAGTCACGGACTATCAAGTAGCACCAGTAATAAATGAAGAACATTTTCAAATGAACTTAGGGGGCGTGGTTCCATCAAATTGGACGATGAACCAAATTGCACACTACGTCAAATTTGCTGGGCCTGATGATAGCGTATTTGCTGAAAAGGCCAAAGACTTGTTGCGCGAAAAGGGATACAACGTGTAG